A window from Trichomycterus rosablanca isolate fTriRos1 chromosome 21, fTriRos1.hap1, whole genome shotgun sequence encodes these proteins:
- the foxn4 gene encoding forkhead box protein N4, translating into MIEAGCTDRITGLMANSGQDQNSVQDYRLLASDISDLTKFDPNDLQSLTWLTSVDVPRLQQLRSGRADFSISAQEQLQAASQLSNMGVTGGAASMIHLQSNMQHSPLGINSMPQFSPSFPCPASVYQTSAQQVLTFSQANQQCSPGGLYTTYTPQNIFTQQQITPHSQESQPKTFPKPIYSYSCLIAMALKNSKTGSLPVSEIYSFMKEHFPYFKTAPDGWKNSVRHNLSLNKCFEKVENKLSGSSRKGCLWALNPAKIDKMEEEMQKWKRKDLAAIRRSMANPDELDKLITHRPESCRRKLLEPQLPPPPVLTLQCLPVHQQLQLQLHSQSRLAPTSPAPAQTPPLHTIPDLTKQPHPQPAEIYSIHGDVHSEVDALDPSIMDFSFQGNLWDEMKDDSFNLEALGSFSNSPLRLSDCDLDTVGATPVSGAGEIPFSGVYTSYSTVDAFSNQYISTQGGGKPIVLH; encoded by the exons ATGATTGAAGCTGGATGTACAGACAGGATCACGGGACTGATGGCAAATTCAGGACAGGATCAGAACTCAGTACAGGATTACAG actgCTGGCCTCAGACATCTCTGACCTGACTAAGTTCGACCCCAATGACCTCCAGTCTCTGACCTGGCTGACCTCGGTGGACGTCCCGCGCCTGCAGCAGCTCCGCTCGGGCCGAGCCGACTTCAGCATCAGCGCTCAGGAACAACTTCAAGCAG CGTCTCAGCTGAGTAACATGGGCGTGACCGGAGGAGCGGCGTCCATGATCCACCTGCAGAGTAACATGCAGCACAGCCCTCTGGGAATCAACAGC ATGCCACAATTTTCTCCCAGCTTTCCGTGTCCGGCTTCAGTGTACCAGACCTCCGCCCAGCAGGTGCTGACCTTCTCCCAGGCCAACCAGCAG TGTTCTCCTGGAGGACTGTACACCACGTACACACCACAGAACATCTTCACTCAGCAGCAGATCACTCCACACAGCCAGGAGTCGCAACCCAAAACCTTCCCCAAACCCATCTACTCCTACAG CTGTCTGATTGCGATGGCTCTGAAGAACAGTAAGACCGGCAGCCTCCCCGTCAGTGAGATCTACAGCTTCATGAAGGAGCATTTCCCTTACTTTAAG ACAGCACCGGACGGCTGGAAGAACTCGGTGCGGCACAACCTCTCCCTGAATAAATGTTTCGAGAAAGTGGAAAACAAGCTGAGCGGCTCGTCGAGGAAAGGCTGCCTGTGGGCGCTCAACCCGGCCAAGATCGACAAGATGGAGGAGGAGATGCAGAAGTGGAAGCGAAAAGATCTTGCAGCCATCAGACGTAGCATGGCCAACCCGG ACGAGTTAGACAAGCTGATCACTCATCGACCCGAGAGCTGCAGGAGGAAACTGCTGGAGCCTCAGCTTCCTCCTCCGCCGGTCCTGACCCTGCAGTGTCTTCCCGTCCACCAGCAGCTCCAGCTGCAGCTCCACAGTCAGTCCAGATTAGCACCCACGTCTCCAGCTCCGGCTCAGACGCCACCGCTGCACACCATCCCCGACCTCACCAAACAGCCACACCCACAACCTGCTGAGATCTACAGCATACACGGCGACGTCCACTCCGAGGTGGACGCCCTCGACCCCAGCATCATGGACTTCTCATTTCAAG GAAACCTGTGGGACGAGATGAAGGACGACAGCTTTAACCTGGAGGCTCTGGGTTCCTTCAGTAACTCCCCCCTGCGTCTCTCCGACTGTGATTTGGATACCGTGGGCGCCACGCCGGTCTCCGGCGCCGGGGAAATTCCCTTCTCAGGCGTCTACACGTCCTACAGCACGGTGGATGCGTTCTCCAACCAGTACATCAGCACGCAGGGCGGCGGCAAACCCATCGTCCTGCACTAA